The following proteins are encoded in a genomic region of Streptococcus cristatus AS 1.3089:
- the sdbB gene encoding thiol-disulfide oxidoreductase-associated lipoprotein SdbB, with the protein MKKILSLVVASIAFLTLSACSSDEKGMDSQSQSNTSVQSLVAVGQEAPDFTLQSMDGKTVKLSDYRGKKVYLKFWASWCGPCKRSMPELVELAGKKDRDFEILSIVAPGLQGEKSVEDFPKWYQEQGYKDVPVLFDTSGAIFQAYQVRSIPTEILIDSQGKIGKIQFGAISNEEAEKAFKEMK; encoded by the coding sequence ATGAAAAAAATTCTTTCGCTAGTTGTTGCTTCGATAGCTTTTCTGACACTATCAGCTTGTTCATCTGATGAAAAGGGGATGGATAGTCAAAGTCAGTCCAATACAAGTGTCCAATCGCTGGTTGCAGTTGGCCAGGAGGCACCGGACTTCACTCTTCAGTCGATGGATGGAAAAACTGTCAAGCTTTCTGATTACCGTGGGAAAAAAGTCTATCTGAAGTTCTGGGCTTCTTGGTGCGGACCTTGTAAGCGAAGCATGCCAGAATTGGTCGAGTTAGCTGGTAAAAAAGACCGTGATTTTGAAATATTGTCTATTGTAGCACCGGGTCTCCAAGGAGAGAAGTCTGTTGAGGACTTCCCAAAATGGTATCAAGAACAAGGATATAAGGATGTGCCCGTTCTATTTGACACGTCTGGTGCAATCTTCCAAGCCTATCAGGTTCGCAGTATTCCAACCGAAATCCTCATTGATAGCCAAGGAAAAATTGGTAAAATTCAATTTGGAGCAATCAGCAACGAAGAAGCAGAAAAAGCTTTTAAAGAAATGAAATAA
- a CDS encoding NAD(P)H-dependent oxidoreductase — translation MKFVGLVGSNADQSYNRKLLEFIRKQFKLKFELEVLEIDEVPLFNQDEKWDESFQLRLLYNRITRADGVIIATPEHNHTITAALKSVLEWLSYEVHPFESKPVMIVGASYYDQGTSRAQVHLRKILDAPGVNAYTLPGNEFLLGKAKEAFDNAGNITNEGTVKFLESCLDNFVKYVEVVSKLKKPKPIEPEDLDCGKPIATTITEVDPDDPEWVEKAAKAVGAVSGDTYVKLDHGILTVNQIDMFLKAMPFELTYADDNNQFLYYNNVHQDPDTMFAKRVPSQSGGRLSTLHNSLPAARMKNVEWVVGVLRNGDQEYVRTIVPGSPAGVINTHNYQAMYYPDGSYAGINEIVFNFQPWLDWYLQTTGQRLVGGSGPFAPAAADASSGASDTGGHGGENADATSGASA, via the coding sequence ATGAAATTTGTTGGACTTGTCGGCTCAAATGCAGACCAATCATACAACCGTAAATTACTAGAATTTATCAGAAAACAATTTAAACTGAAATTTGAATTAGAAGTTTTGGAAATTGATGAAGTTCCACTCTTTAATCAAGATGAAAAATGGGACGAATCCTTCCAGCTACGCCTTTTGTACAACCGCATCACGCGTGCTGATGGTGTCATCATTGCTACTCCTGAGCACAACCATACCATTACAGCAGCTCTCAAGAGCGTCCTTGAATGGCTCTCTTATGAAGTTCACCCATTTGAAAGCAAGCCTGTCATGATTGTGGGAGCTTCCTACTACGACCAAGGAACATCTCGTGCCCAAGTGCATTTGCGTAAAATCTTGGATGCTCCAGGTGTCAATGCTTATACTTTACCAGGAAATGAATTCCTTCTTGGTAAAGCGAAAGAAGCTTTTGACAATGCAGGCAACATCACAAACGAAGGAACTGTTAAATTCCTTGAATCTTGCTTAGATAACTTTGTTAAATATGTTGAGGTAGTCTCAAAATTGAAAAAACCAAAACCAATTGAACCAGAAGACTTGGATTGTGGTAAACCAATCGCAACAACCATCACAGAAGTTGATCCTGATGATCCAGAATGGGTAGAAAAAGCAGCAAAAGCTGTTGGTGCTGTTTCTGGCGATACTTATGTCAAACTTGACCATGGTATCTTGACAGTTAACCAAATCGACATGTTCTTAAAAGCTATGCCGTTCGAGTTGACTTATGCCGATGATAACAACCAGTTCCTTTACTATAACAACGTTCATCAAGATCCAGACACTATGTTTGCTAAACGTGTCCCATCTCAATCAGGTGGCCGTCTCTCAACTCTACATAACTCTCTTCCTGCTGCCCGCATGAAGAACGTAGAATGGGTAGTTGGTGTTCTTCGTAATGGTGATCAAGAGTACGTTCGTACAATCGTTCCAGGTTCACCAGCAGGGGTTATCAACACCCACAACTATCAAGCTATGTACTATCCTGATGGCTCTTACGCTGGTATCAACGAAATCGTCTTCAACTTCCAACCTTGGCTTGACTGGTATTTGCAAACAACTGGCCAACGCTTGGTCGGAGGAAGCGGACCATTTGCACCTGCAGCCGCTGATGCTTCTTCTGGCGCTTCAGATACGGGTGGCCACGGCGGTGAAAATGCCGATGCTACTTCTGGTGCTAGTGCCTAA
- a CDS encoding FAD:protein FMN transferase, with protein sequence MDLKSRSIHLMGSTITISILHEDADSLLDQVFSLLRLYEKRFSANDDSSELMKINHAAGKHAVCVHPDLFELIELGKKHSLAPDSHLNITLGPLVQTWRIGFADAKVPSPKEIKQALALTDPECIELDAATSSVFLTMEGMKIDLGALAKGYIADKIAAFLRRQGVTSALINLGGNILTIGLNEKNNRCWWIGIQNPSLPRGNDLALLSIQDQSVVTSGIYERKLQVDGRVYHHIFDRTTGYPIDNQLASLTIVSSKSVDGEIWTTRLFGESPTSILEKVEQENGIEAFVITENHQIFYSSGLSPEILS encoded by the coding sequence GTGGATCTTAAGTCTAGATCCATCCATTTAATGGGATCAACTATTACTATTTCGATTCTCCATGAAGATGCTGACAGTCTTCTGGATCAAGTGTTTTCACTTCTTAGATTGTACGAAAAGCGTTTTAGTGCAAATGATGACAGCTCTGAGCTCATGAAAATCAATCACGCTGCTGGTAAACATGCCGTTTGCGTCCATCCTGATCTGTTTGAGTTGATTGAGTTGGGAAAAAAGCATAGTCTCGCTCCAGACAGTCATCTCAATATTACCTTAGGTCCCTTGGTTCAAACTTGGCGGATAGGCTTTGCGGATGCGAAAGTTCCCAGTCCCAAAGAAATCAAGCAAGCGCTGGCACTCACTGACCCTGAGTGTATCGAGTTAGATGCAGCTACCTCCAGTGTTTTTTTAACAATGGAAGGCATGAAAATCGACTTAGGCGCCCTTGCCAAAGGCTATATCGCAGATAAAATCGCTGCTTTTCTAAGAAGACAAGGTGTCACCTCTGCCCTCATCAATCTTGGTGGAAATATCTTAACCATTGGTCTAAATGAAAAAAATAATCGTTGCTGGTGGATTGGCATTCAAAATCCAAGCTTGCCACGGGGAAACGACCTAGCTCTTCTGTCCATTCAAGATCAGTCTGTCGTGACCTCAGGGATATATGAAAGAAAACTGCAAGTTGACGGCAGGGTCTATCATCATATTTTTGACCGCACCACAGGTTATCCGATCGACAATCAGCTAGCTAGTCTCACGATTGTTTCATCAAAATCAGTCGATGGTGAAATATGGACAACCCGTTTATTTGGGGAAAGTCCTACTTCTATCTTAGAAAAAGTCGAGCAAGAAAATGGAATCGAAGCCTTCGTTATTACAGAAAATCATCAAATTTTTTATTCATCTGGTCTCAGCCCAGAAATCTTATCCTAA
- the nox gene encoding H2O-forming NADH oxidase: MSKIVVVGANHAGTACINTMLDNFGHENEVVVFDQNSNISFLGCGMALWIGEQIDGAEGLFYSDKEKLEAKGAKVYMNSPVLSIDYDNKVVTAEVEGKEHKESYDKLIFATGSTPILPPIEGVEIVKGNREFKTTLENVQFVKLYQNAEEVINKLADKSKHLERIAVVGGGYIGVELAEAFERLGKEVVLVDIVDTVLNGYYDKDFTQMMAKNLEDHNIRLALGQTVKAIQGDGKVERLVTDKETFDVDMVVLAVGFRPNTALADGKIELFRNGAFLVDKKQETSIPGVYAVGDCATVYDNARKDTSYIALASNAVRTGIVGAYNACGHELEGIGVQGSNGISIYGLHMVSTGLTLEKAKAAGYNATETGFNDLQKPEFMKHDNHEVAIKIVFDKDSREILGAQMVSRDSAISMGIHMFSLAIQEHVTIDKLALTDLFFLPHFNKPYNYITMAALTAEK; the protein is encoded by the coding sequence ATGAGTAAAATTGTTGTAGTTGGTGCTAACCATGCGGGTACTGCATGTATCAACACTATGTTGGATAACTTTGGTCATGAAAATGAAGTCGTTGTATTTGACCAAAACTCAAATATTTCATTCCTAGGTTGTGGAATGGCGCTTTGGATCGGTGAGCAAATCGACGGTGCTGAAGGCTTGTTCTACTCTGATAAAGAAAAATTGGAAGCAAAAGGTGCTAAAGTTTACATGAACTCACCTGTTCTTTCAATCGACTATGACAACAAAGTTGTTACAGCAGAAGTTGAAGGAAAAGAGCACAAAGAATCTTATGATAAATTGATCTTTGCGACTGGATCTACTCCAATCTTGCCTCCAATCGAAGGTGTTGAAATTGTCAAAGGTAACCGCGAATTCAAGACAACTCTTGAAAATGTTCAATTTGTTAAGTTGTACCAAAATGCTGAAGAAGTTATCAACAAACTTGCTGACAAGAGCAAACACCTTGAGCGTATCGCTGTTGTTGGTGGTGGTTACATCGGTGTTGAGCTTGCTGAAGCCTTTGAACGTCTTGGAAAAGAAGTTGTACTTGTTGACATCGTAGACACTGTGTTGAACGGCTACTACGATAAAGACTTCACTCAAATGATGGCGAAGAACTTGGAAGACCATAACATCCGCTTGGCTCTTGGTCAAACAGTTAAAGCAATCCAAGGTGATGGCAAAGTTGAACGCTTGGTAACGGACAAAGAAACATTTGATGTGGACATGGTTGTTCTTGCAGTTGGTTTCCGTCCTAACACAGCTCTTGCTGATGGTAAGATTGAACTCTTCCGCAACGGTGCCTTCCTTGTAGATAAGAAACAAGAAACATCAATCCCAGGTGTTTACGCAGTAGGTGACTGTGCGACTGTTTATGACAACGCTCGTAAAGACACTAGCTACATCGCACTTGCTTCAAACGCTGTTCGTACTGGTATCGTTGGTGCTTACAACGCTTGTGGACATGAATTGGAAGGAATCGGTGTACAAGGATCAAACGGTATCTCAATCTATGGACTTCACATGGTTTCAACTGGTTTGACTCTTGAAAAGGCTAAAGCTGCTGGTTACAACGCAACTGAAACAGGCTTTAACGACCTTCAAAAACCAGAATTTATGAAACATGACAACCACGAAGTTGCCATCAAGATTGTCTTTGATAAAGACAGCCGTGAAATTCTTGGAGCTCAAATGGTATCACGTGATTCTGCTATCAGCATGGGAATCCACATGTTCTCACTTGCTATCCAAGAGCATGTCACAATTGATAAATTGGCATTGACAGACCTATTCTTCTTGCCACACTTCAACAAACCATACAACTACATCACAATGGCTGCACTTACAGCTGAAAAATAA
- a CDS encoding cache domain-containing sensor histidine kinase: MKRYPLLIQLIVYIFLLVLLLLGGVGSLYYQTSSGTIRQLTERTTRNSMEQSGQFIASYLQKLKQTTSALSKEETIRKFAQNQESSETSVQSLMKTIIETDPDLVSAVLVTKDGRVVSTDTQISMQTSSDMMNEKWYQEAVHTKAMPVLTPARKESLSSEKEKWVVSVTQEVVDEAGQNLGVVRLDIGYNSLKAYLDRLQLGKKGFSFIVNSQHEFVYHPKKSVYSSSQEMKAMQPYISVKDGYADQKRAFVYQIDIADSDWTLIGVASLEQLQMLQSQMLYSFVGMGVLALLLCLTGIWFVLRLWIKPLQNLQTVILKIGAGDSNLRAEAKGSPELVDLAQQFNKMLDQIEQLMEAVKTEEQNVRRYELRALSAQINPHFLYNTLDTIVWMAEFNDSKRVVEVTKSLAQYFRLALNQGHEQISLRDEIDHVRQYLFIQKQRYGDKLQYEIEEDESIADYKLPKLVLQPLVENAIYHGIKEIDRQGMIRVTSEVEEGQLRLSIYDNGRGFDVNASMDATLLRLGGVGLKNVDQRLRLQFEEEYHMEIQSEPDKFTQISLYLPLDSDD, encoded by the coding sequence ATGAAACGGTATCCGCTTCTTATCCAGTTGATTGTCTATATTTTTCTGCTGGTTCTTTTACTCTTGGGGGGTGTTGGGAGTCTTTACTATCAGACTAGCTCGGGGACTATTCGGCAGCTGACAGAGCGGACGACGCGTAATAGTATGGAGCAAAGCGGGCAGTTCATTGCTTCCTATTTGCAGAAATTAAAGCAAACCACCTCCGCACTAAGCAAGGAAGAAACGATTCGGAAGTTTGCTCAGAATCAAGAAAGCAGCGAAACGTCAGTTCAGTCTTTGATGAAAACCATCATTGAGACAGATCCGGATTTAGTGTCGGCAGTATTGGTTACCAAGGACGGGCGCGTGGTATCGACAGATACTCAAATCAGCATGCAGACATCTTCTGATATGATGAATGAAAAATGGTATCAGGAAGCTGTTCATACCAAAGCCATGCCTGTCTTGACTCCTGCTCGCAAAGAGTCCCTGTCATCTGAGAAGGAGAAGTGGGTTGTTTCCGTCACTCAGGAAGTAGTGGATGAAGCAGGGCAGAATCTCGGTGTTGTACGTTTGGATATCGGCTATAACAGTCTCAAAGCCTATCTGGATCGGCTTCAGCTAGGGAAGAAAGGCTTTAGCTTTATTGTCAACAGCCAGCATGAATTTGTCTATCATCCTAAGAAGAGTGTTTATTCCTCTAGTCAGGAAATGAAAGCTATGCAGCCCTATATCTCGGTCAAGGACGGTTACGCAGACCAGAAGCGGGCTTTTGTCTACCAGATTGATATTGCGGACAGCGATTGGACTTTAATTGGCGTCGCCTCATTAGAGCAATTACAGATGCTTCAGTCACAGATGCTTTATTCTTTTGTAGGAATGGGCGTTTTAGCACTCCTGCTGTGCTTGACTGGTATTTGGTTTGTTCTGCGTTTGTGGATTAAGCCTCTGCAGAATCTGCAGACTGTCATTCTGAAGATTGGGGCAGGTGACTCAAATCTGCGAGCGGAAGCAAAGGGTTCTCCAGAGTTGGTTGACTTGGCTCAGCAGTTCAATAAAATGCTGGACCAAATTGAACAGCTGATGGAAGCTGTCAAGACTGAAGAACAAAATGTCCGTCGCTATGAGCTTCGAGCTCTCTCAGCCCAAATCAACCCCCATTTCCTTTATAATACCTTAGATACCATTGTCTGGATGGCTGAATTTAACGACAGCAAGCGTGTTGTTGAGGTAACAAAATCACTCGCTCAGTATTTCCGCTTGGCGCTTAATCAAGGGCATGAACAGATTTCTCTTAGAGATGAGATTGATCACGTTCGTCAGTATCTCTTTATCCAGAAGCAGCGCTATGGCGACAAGCTCCAATATGAGATTGAAGAGGATGAATCTATAGCTGATTATAAACTGCCCAAGCTGGTACTTCAGCCTTTGGTCGAAAATGCCATCTACCATGGCATCAAGGAAATTGACCGACAGGGCATGATTCGGGTGACGTCGGAAGTAGAAGAAGGACAACTGAGACTGTCTATCTATGATAACGGCCGAGGCTTTGATGTCAACGCCTCTATGGATGCGACTCTCCTTCGCTTAGGTGGGGTTGGTCTGAAAAATGTCGATCAACGCTTGAGATTGCAGTTCGAAGAAGAATACCATATGGAAATCCAGTCCGAACCAGATAAATTTACCCAGATTAGTCTTTATTTGCCGCTAGATTCAGATGATTAA
- a CDS encoding PrsW family intramembrane metalloprotease yields the protein MKKNIVLFTFLLLSAIGLEYETQAYTTGSMSGSGYGIVGLSALLALLYIIPALLLIRSLGKKWQTPASSLGVALLGGLFISGWTSGLANTYIHEWVSTSFPNTVISYLENALAAPLVEEPLKLLAVAFAVYLVPVKKLKGFLLLGITAGIGFQISEDFSYILSDLPEGFSFTISGILGRITGGVASHWLYTALTTIGLALMFRFAKAQKAYFKAGLFYFLSAFVLHFLWNSPLTSIETDIPVIVPAMTAVAVFIFYQAYRTAHKIDQEDLSI from the coding sequence ATGAAGAAAAATATTGTTCTTTTCACTTTTCTCCTTCTGAGCGCGATTGGCTTGGAATACGAGACACAAGCTTATACCACTGGCAGTATGTCAGGTTCTGGTTATGGAATTGTCGGACTGTCAGCCCTCTTGGCGCTACTTTATATCATCCCAGCTCTGCTTTTGATTCGCAGTTTGGGTAAAAAATGGCAGACGCCTGCATCTAGCCTAGGTGTAGCTCTGTTGGGTGGTCTTTTCATTTCTGGCTGGACTTCTGGCTTGGCCAATACCTATATCCACGAGTGGGTCAGCACGAGCTTTCCAAATACCGTGATTAGTTATCTGGAAAATGCCCTCGCTGCTCCTCTGGTTGAAGAACCGCTCAAGCTCTTAGCAGTTGCCTTCGCTGTCTATCTAGTGCCAGTCAAAAAACTTAAAGGCTTTTTACTATTGGGAATTACAGCTGGCATAGGTTTTCAGATTAGTGAGGACTTTTCTTACATCCTTTCTGACCTGCCTGAAGGCTTCTCCTTCACTATCTCTGGTATCTTAGGCCGTATCACTGGTGGGGTAGCTTCTCACTGGCTCTACACTGCTTTGACCACTATCGGCTTAGCCCTGATGTTCCGATTTGCCAAGGCGCAAAAGGCCTACTTTAAAGCTGGACTATTTTATTTCTTATCAGCTTTTGTCCTCCATTTCCTATGGAATTCTCCATTGACTTCTATTGAAACGGATATCCCAGTCATCGTTCCTGCCATGACTGCTGTGGCTGTCTTCATTTTCTACCAAGCTTATCGAACAGCTCACAAGATTGATCAGGAAGACTTGTCAATTTAA
- the ccdA2 gene encoding thiol-disulfide oxidoreductase-associated membrane protein CcdA2, whose product MESSLFFVSVFLAGVLSFFSPCIFPLLPVYIGILLDEEEPREVKFLGRKIAWTGLIKTLCFIAGISLVFFLLGFGAGFLGGVIYDEKFRYLMGIIIILLGIHQMELINIRQLQFQKNVEFKKNSRRNDFLSAFLLGISFSFGWTPCIGPVLSSVLALAASGGNGAIQGALLTLVYTLGMALPFLILALASSFVMRYFSRIKPYMGLMKKIGGALIIFMGILLMLGQLNALSGIFG is encoded by the coding sequence ATGGAGTCTAGTTTATTTTTTGTTTCGGTCTTTTTGGCTGGAGTTCTCTCATTTTTTTCACCCTGCATCTTTCCCTTGTTGCCAGTTTACATAGGGATATTGCTGGATGAAGAAGAACCTAGAGAAGTCAAGTTTTTAGGCAGAAAGATCGCTTGGACTGGTCTGATCAAGACCCTCTGTTTCATTGCTGGAATTTCCTTGGTTTTCTTTCTATTAGGCTTCGGTGCGGGATTTCTAGGTGGAGTGATTTACGATGAGAAATTCCGTTATCTAATGGGGATTATCATCATTTTGCTAGGAATTCACCAGATGGAGCTGATTAATATCAGGCAGTTACAATTCCAGAAAAATGTGGAATTTAAGAAGAACAGTCGTCGGAATGATTTTCTGTCAGCCTTTTTGCTTGGTATTAGTTTCAGTTTTGGTTGGACGCCTTGTATTGGCCCTGTCCTTAGTTCGGTTCTGGCTCTAGCTGCCTCTGGCGGAAATGGAGCTATCCAAGGAGCGCTCCTAACATTGGTTTATACTTTGGGAATGGCCTTACCATTTCTCATCTTAGCTCTAGCTTCTAGCTTCGTTATGCGCTATTTTTCAAGAATCAAACCCTATATGGGGCTAATGAAAAAAATTGGAGGAGCCTTAATCATTTTTATGGGAATCCTTCTCATGCTCGGGCAGTTAAATGCTTTATCAGGAATTTTTGGATAA
- a CDS encoding NADPH-dependent FMN reductase gives MLKFIGLVGTNSKKSTNRQLLQYMQKHFADKAEIELIEIKDIPIFNKPADMQVPEIVKEIAAKIEAADGVIIGTPEYDHSIPAALMSALAWLSYGIYPLLRKPVMITGASYGTLGSSRAQLQLRQILDSPELKASVMPSSEFLLSHSLQAFDKNGDLIDLETIQKLDALFDDFRLFVKITEKLSSAQALLQQEAENFDWENL, from the coding sequence ATGTTAAAATTCATCGGTCTAGTTGGTACAAATTCAAAGAAATCAACCAACCGCCAACTCCTTCAATACATGCAAAAGCATTTCGCTGATAAAGCGGAAATCGAGTTGATTGAAATCAAGGATATTCCTATTTTCAACAAACCGGCAGATATGCAAGTGCCAGAAATCGTTAAAGAAATCGCTGCGAAAATTGAAGCAGCGGATGGTGTCATCATCGGAACACCTGAATATGACCACTCCATCCCAGCTGCTCTCATGAGCGCCTTGGCTTGGTTGTCTTACGGTATCTACCCTTTACTTAGAAAACCAGTGATGATTACAGGGGCTTCTTATGGAACACTAGGATCGTCTCGTGCCCAACTGCAACTCCGTCAAATTTTGGATTCTCCAGAGCTCAAGGCTTCTGTTATGCCAAGCTCTGAATTCCTACTTTCTCACTCACTTCAAGCCTTTGATAAAAATGGGGACTTGATTGACCTTGAAACCATTCAAAAATTAGACGCTCTTTTTGACGACTTCCGTCTGTTTGTTAAAATTACAGAAAAATTATCAAGCGCCCAAGCACTTCTTCAACAAGAAGCAGAAAACTTTGACTGGGAAAATTTGTAA
- the msrB gene encoding peptide-methionine (R)-S-oxide reductase MsrB, whose translation MEGKWKIFLVLIGLLVCFGLFYVISGNGKQSSPEQIKKASMSKTEVTKQKQEDVKEEDKREIYLAGGCFWGVEEYFSRVPGVIDAESGYANGKSDTTKYELVSQTGHAETVKITYNVKKISLKEILLHYFRIIDPTSKNKQGNDRGTQYRTGVYYKDEADLDTINQVFDEVAKKYDKPLAVEKESLKNFIKAEDYHQDYLKKNPNGYCHIDVNQAAYPVIEASRYPKPSDEEIKAKLSPEEYAVTQKNDTERAFSNRYWDKFEAGIYVDVVTGEPLFSSKDKFDSGCGWPSFTRPISPDVATYKEDKSFNMTRTEVRSRVGNSHLGHVFTDGPKDKGGLRYCINSLSIKFIPKAEMEEKGYGYLLDYV comes from the coding sequence ATGGAAGGCAAATGGAAGATTTTTCTGGTTTTAATTGGTTTGCTTGTCTGCTTTGGGCTGTTTTATGTGATTTCGGGCAATGGTAAGCAATCATCTCCTGAGCAGATCAAGAAAGCCTCTATGAGCAAGACAGAAGTGACTAAACAAAAGCAAGAAGACGTCAAGGAAGAAGATAAGCGGGAGATCTATCTGGCTGGCGGTTGTTTCTGGGGAGTAGAAGAGTATTTCTCTAGAGTACCAGGTGTCATTGATGCTGAGTCTGGCTATGCAAATGGTAAGAGCGACACAACCAAGTATGAATTAGTCTCCCAAACTGGTCATGCTGAGACGGTAAAAATTACCTATAACGTTAAAAAGATATCTCTCAAAGAAATCTTACTTCATTATTTCCGCATTATTGATCCAACTTCTAAAAACAAGCAAGGGAATGATCGGGGTACCCAGTATCGTACAGGTGTTTACTATAAGGACGAAGCGGATTTAGATACCATAAATCAGGTCTTTGATGAGGTTGCTAAGAAATATGATAAGCCTTTGGCTGTTGAAAAAGAGTCTCTGAAAAACTTTATCAAGGCAGAAGATTATCATCAGGATTACCTAAAAAAGAATCCTAATGGATATTGCCATATCGACGTCAATCAAGCTGCTTACCCTGTTATCGAAGCTAGTCGCTATCCTAAGCCTAGCGACGAAGAGATTAAAGCCAAACTCTCGCCAGAAGAATACGCAGTTACGCAAAAGAATGACACAGAGCGCGCCTTTTCTAATCGCTATTGGGATAAGTTCGAAGCAGGTATCTACGTGGATGTGGTGACGGGAGAGCCTCTCTTTTCATCAAAGGATAAGTTTGACTCAGGCTGTGGTTGGCCGAGTTTCACCCGCCCTATCAGTCCAGATGTTGCGACGTACAAAGAGGACAAGAGTTTCAACATGACTCGGACGGAAGTTCGCAGTCGGGTTGGAAATTCCCATCTGGGCCATGTTTTTACAGATGGTCCTAAGGACAAGGGCGGCTTGCGCTACTGCATCAATAGTCTGTCAATTAAGTTCATTCCAAAAGCTGAGATGGAAGAGAAGGGCTACGGTTATCTCTTGGATTATGTTTAA
- a CDS encoding response regulator transcription factor: protein MYSIMIVEDEYLVRQGIASLVDYEQFGMQVIAQAENGREAWQKFQENPADILLTDINMPQMNGLELAKLVRDQVPTCHIVFLTGYDDFDYARTAIKLGADDYLLKPFSKDDVEEMLAKLQTKLDKERKKAQIQSLVDQGQHSELEEAIHVRLADSELSLKSLAFQLGFSPSYLSVLIKKELGLPFQDYLIQERMKKAKLLLLTTDLKIYEIAEQVGFDDMNYFSQRFKQVVGLTPRQFKKGEEK, encoded by the coding sequence GTGTATTCAATTATGATTGTAGAGGATGAGTATCTGGTAAGACAGGGGATTGCGTCCTTGGTAGACTATGAACAGTTTGGTATGCAAGTCATTGCCCAGGCTGAAAATGGAAGAGAAGCTTGGCAGAAATTTCAGGAAAATCCTGCTGACATCCTGCTGACCGATATCAATATGCCACAGATGAACGGTCTCGAACTGGCAAAGCTAGTCAGAGATCAGGTTCCTACTTGCCATATCGTTTTTCTGACGGGCTATGATGATTTTGACTATGCTCGGACGGCCATTAAGCTAGGTGCAGATGACTATCTTCTCAAGCCGTTTTCCAAAGATGATGTTGAGGAAATGTTGGCCAAGTTGCAGACCAAGCTTGATAAGGAGCGTAAAAAGGCCCAGATTCAAAGTTTGGTCGATCAAGGACAGCACTCTGAGTTGGAAGAGGCTATTCATGTGCGTCTAGCTGATTCAGAATTAAGTCTGAAAAGTTTGGCTTTCCAATTAGGGTTTAGTCCGTCCTATCTCAGCGTTCTTATCAAAAAAGAATTAGGCTTGCCCTTTCAAGATTATTTGATTCAAGAGCGGATGAAAAAAGCAAAACTCTTACTCTTAACCACAGATTTGAAGATTTATGAAATAGCAGAGCAGGTAGGTTTTGACGATATGAACTATTTTTCTCAGCGCTTCAAGCAGGTGGTTGGGCTGACACCCCGGCAGTTTAAAAAAGGAGAGGAGAAATGA